A stretch of Aythya fuligula isolate bAytFul2 chromosome 1, bAytFul2.pri, whole genome shotgun sequence DNA encodes these proteins:
- the YEATS4 gene encoding YEATS domain-containing protein 4 — protein MFKRMAEFGPDSGGRVKGVTIVKPIVYGNVARYFGKKREEDGHTHQWTVYVKPYRNEDMSAYVKKIQFKLHESYGNPLRVVTKPPYEITETGWGEFEIIIKIFFIDPNERPVTLYHLLKLFQSDTNAILGKKTVVSEFYDEMIFQDPTAMMQQLLTTSRQLTLGAYKHETEFADLEVKTREKLEAAKKKTSFEIAELKERLKASRETINCLKNEIRKLEEDDQSKDM, from the exons ATGTTCAAGAGAATGGCCGAGTTCGGGCCTGACTCCGGCGGCAGGGTGAAG GGCGTCACCATCGTGAAGCCGATCGTGTACGGGAACGTGGCGAGGTACTTCGGCAAGAAGCGGGAGGAGGACGGGCACACGCACCAGTGGACGGTGTACGTGAAGCCGTACAGGAACGAG GACATGTCAGCCTACGTGAAGAAAATTCAGTTCAAGTTGCACGAGAGCTACGGGAATCCCCTGAGAG TTGTTACCAAGCCGCCGTACGAGATCACTGAGACAGGCTGGGGTGAATTCGAAATAATCATCAAGATATTTTTCATCGACCCTAATGAAAGACCT GTAACCCTGTATCACTTGCTGAAGCTTTTTCAGTCTGACACCAATGCTATCCTGGGAAAGAAAACTGTAGTTTCTGAATTCTATGATGAAATG ATATTTCAAGATCCTACTGCAATGATGCAGCAGCTGTTAACAACGTCTCGTCAGCTAACACTAGGTGCTTATAAGCATGAAACAGAGT TTGCAGATCTTGAAGTAAAAACCAGGGAAAAGCTAGAAGctgctaaaaagaaaaccagttttGAAATTGCTGAGCTTAAAGAACGATTAAAAGCAAGTCGTGAAACCATCAACTGTTTGAAGAATGAAATCAGAAAACTTGAAGAAGATGATCAGTCTAAAGACATGTGA
- the LYZ gene encoding lysozyme C: MKALLTLVFCLLPLAAQGKVYKRCELAAAMKRLGLDNYRGYSLGNWVCAANYESSFNTQATNRNTDGSTDYGILQINSRWWCDDGKTPGAKNACGIPCSVLLRSDITEAVRCAKRIVRDPNGMNAWVAWRNRCKGTDVSRWIRGCRL; the protein is encoded by the exons ATGAAGGCTTTGCTGACCCTCGTCTTTTGCCTCCTACCCCTGGCTGCTCAGGGGAAAGTCTACAAAAGGtgtgagctggcagcagctaTGAAGCGACTTGGACTGGACAACTACCGGGGATACAGCCTGGGAAACT GGGTGTGTGCAGCAAATTATGAGAGCAGCTTTAACACACAGGCTACAAACCGTAACACTGATGGAAGCACCGACTACGGAATTTTACAGATCAACAGCCGCTGGTGGTGCGATGATGGCAAGACCCCAGGGGCCAAGAACGCGTGCGGTATCCCATGCTCAG TACTACTGAGATCAGACATAACAGAAGCTGTGAGGTGTGCGAAGAGGATTGTCAGAGATCCAAATGGCATGAACGCATG GGTCGCGTGGCGCAACCGGTGCAAAGGCACAGATGTCTCCAGGTGGATCCGAGGCTGCAGGCTATGA